A stretch of Miscanthus floridulus cultivar M001 chromosome 13, ASM1932011v1, whole genome shotgun sequence DNA encodes these proteins:
- the LOC136500952 gene encoding uncharacterized protein, with translation MNGFYSSMAHGLDALQHSPHACLSAAFLQQAAALLRSLHSQLLHLVHRLHLPPGESWLDEYMDEASRLWDACQLARAGAAGLDAYCAAAARVAPALRDWPYGSGSSGSHSHAAAAARHLQRAITAPRRQAVALHQDNRALADARLDPASLLLDDRSPLEFKLNAFNGFRGVLYALRNATSFLLVLLISGTVTCLPDLTAGCSAVAHHQQLRASGGGYVASVARLRQRVAQEMEGCIIGGGSSAGGIMMYEFRQARAAIDGLKQDFDRVVAMGGYGDDIGDSLGQRAEIINGWVGMLRSGAEAIIAELDDFFDEIVEGRKMLSHLCSHR, from the coding sequence ATGAACGGGTTCTACTCTTCCATGGCGCACGGGCTGGACGCGCTGCAGCACAGCCCGCACGCGTGCCTATCGGCGGCCTTCCTCCAGCAGGCGGCGGCGCTGCTACGGTCGCTGCACTCGCAGCTACTCCACCTGGTGCATCGCCTCCACCTGCCGCCGGGGGAGAGCTGGCTGGACGAGTACATGGACGAGGCCTCCCGCCTGTGGGACGCCTGCCAGCTCGCCCGCGCGGGCGCCGCGGGGCTCGACGCCTACtgtgccgccgccgcacgcgtcGCCCCCGCGCTCCGCGACTGGCCCTACGGCTCCGGCTCCAGCGGCTCCCACTCCCACGCCGCCGCAGCAGCGCGACACCTCCAGCGCGCCATCACCGCGCCCAGGCGCCAGGCCGTCGCGCTCCACCAGGATAACCGCGCGCTCGCCGACGCCAGGCTCGACCCGGCCTCGCTCCTGCTCGACGACCGCTCCCCGCTCGAGTTCAAGCTCAACGCCTTCAACGGCTTCCGCGGCGTCCTCTACGCGCTGCGCAACGCCACCtccttcctcctcgtcctcctcatctcCGGCACCGTCACCTGCCTCCCCGACCTCACAGCCGGCTGCTCTGCCGTCGCCCACCACCAGCAGCTCCGCGCCTCGGGCGGCGGCTACGTCGCGTCCGTCGCCCGCCTGCGCCAGCGCGTCGCCCAGGAGATGGAAGGATGCATcatcggcggcggcagcagcgctGGCGGGATCATGATGTACGAGTTCCGCCAGGCCAGGGCTGCCATCGACGGCCTCAAGCAGGACTTCGACAGGGTCGTCGCCATGGGTGGCTACGGCGACGACATCGGAGACAGCCTCGGCCAGAGAGCCGAGATCATCAATGGCTGGGTTGGGATGCTGCGATCAGGCGCCGAGGCCATCATCGCTGAGCTTGATGACTTCTTCGATGAGATCGTCGAGGGCAGGAAGATGCTCTCCCACCTTTGCAGCCATCGCTAG